TTGCTCACGACCGGGTTCATCGGGGTCCCATTGCTGCTGGTCTCGCTCGGCTTCATCGACGGGACGACCAACCTCTGGCTGGTGCGGTTGGTGATGTTCGTGCTCGGTCTGATGATGGCCACGATCTTCCTGCCGACCCAGGCCGCGTCGCTCGCCACGATTTCCTCGGCCGACACGGGGCGGGGGTCCACGCTCTACAGCGCGGTGCGGCAACTCGGCTCGGCGCTAGGCGTCGCCGTACTCGGCACCGTGATCATCTCGGTGGGCCCGACGACACTGACGCGTTCCGGGCCGGTCCCGAACCTCGCCGCCTACCACGCGGCCTTCTTCGCCGCCGCCGGTCTGGTGTTCGCCGGTCTGGTGTTCGCCCGCGCCGTACGCGACCGGGATGCCGCGGGAACCATGGCACCGCGCCGCACCGACACACCGCCGGCGGAGGGTGCCGGGTCGACTGCCGGGTCGCCGGGCGAGCGCGAGCCGGTGGGTACGCCGGCGGTCGGCGGCCCCGCGGAATGACCGGCAGCGGCCCCGGCGCGATCACCCCGGACGGCTGCGCGGTCGAGGTGTACTCGCTGTTGCCGGCGATGGGCGAGCCGGAGATCATCCACGCCGCGGTCGCGCCCGGCGCCGCCGTCCTCGACCTCGGGTGCGGTGTCGGCCGGATCGCGCACCCCCTCATCGCGCTCGGTCACCCGGTGTTGGCCGTGGACGAGTCACCGCAGATGCTGGCCCGGGTTCGCGACGCGGAGACCGTCCTGTCCGGGATCGCGCAACTCCGCCTCGGCCGTCGGTTCGGCGGCGTCCTCCTGGCGAGCCACCTGGTCAACACCCCCGAACCGGGGGAGCGGCGCGCCCTGCTGGCGACCGGCGCCGCGCACCTCGCCGACGACGGCGTCCTCGTGGCCGAGTGGCACCCACCGGAGTGGTTCGACACCGTCCGCTCGGGCGGCGGGGGGATGGCGGGGCCGGTGCATGCGGCGCTGGCCGGCGTACGCCGCGACGGGGACTTGCTTCGGGCTACGGCGGTCTACGTGGCCGGCGACCAGCGGTGGGAGCAGCCGTTCGTCGCCCGCCGGCTCACCGTGGCTGACCTCGACGGCGAACTCGCCCGCGTCGGGTTGCGGTTCGACGCTTGGTGCTCACCCGATCACTCTTGGCTCACCGCCGTCCCCGCCTGAGGCCGGACCGCCGCTGCCGGCGGACAAAACCCACTACTAGTGGGTTTTGGTCCACGACACGCCGATCGGGCTGTCCAAAACCCACTAGTAGTGGGTTTTGTCCACGAGGGGGCGAGATCGGCATCACACCGAAATTGGTTGCCGATAGCGAAGCACAGGTGGATGCTGGACGCGAGCAAGTAGTTGCATGAGTCAGTTAAGGAGTACGTCGAGCTCATGTCGATCTCCGAACAGCTCCGGGATATCACCGAGAGCATGGCGAGCGAACGGTCGGACGCCCCCTGCGCGGGGCAGGTCGGCCGGGCGCTCTCCCGCCTGTTCCGGGTGGCCGGAAAGGCGAAGGGACAGATGTTCCACAGCGGCGGGCAGCTCGAGGGGGTGGACTGGTCGGCGTTCGCCGTACTCGTCCCGCTGGTCGAGTCCGGCCCGCAGCGCTCCAGTGCACTCGCCGACGCGGCGCACGTCGACCCGTCCCGGGTGAGCCGGCTCGTCAGTCACCTCGTCGAGATCGGGCTGATCGAACGTCGGGCCGACCCGGCCGACGGCCGGGCCTGCATCCTGGCCGCCACCGACGAGGGCGTCCGCACCTGTACCCGGCTGCGCGAGATCCGGGACGGGTTCCTCACCGAACTCGTCGCCGACTGGTCTCCGCAGGACCGCACGCAACTCGCCGTGCTCCTCGACCGGCTCGCCGGCGAACTCGAAACTGCGGTGCACGCCGCCGACAAGAGGGGGCCCGCGGCGCTCCGCGACACCACAACTTCCGCAGGAACTTCCGCAGCGACTACCGCAGCGACTTCCGCAGCACCTCGACCTCACATGGAGACCAGATGAGTGGGACCACCGCCGAAAGCCCGGCGGGAGCGGGATCGACGGCACCGGCGGCCCAAGCGGGCCACGCCCCGTCGGCCGGAGGGTTCACCCACCGTCAGATCCTGACGATTCTCGCCGGGCTGATGATGGGGATGTTCCTCGCCGCCCTCGACCAGACGATCGTGGCGTCGGCGATCAGGACGATCGGCGACGACCTGCACGGTCTGAGCGTCCAGGCGTGGGTGACCACGGCCTACCTGATCACCGCGACGATCTCGACGCCGCTCTACGGCAAGCTGTCCGACATCTACGGCCGCAAGCCGCTCTTCCTCATCGCGATCACGCTGTTCCTGATCGGCTCGGCCGCATCCGCCTTCTCGACGTCGATGTACATGCTGGCGGCGTTCCGCGCCTTCCAGGGCCTCGGCGCCGGCGGTCTGTTCTCGATGGCACTGGCGATCCTCGGCGACATCGTCGCCCCGCGCGAACGGGCCCGCTACCAGGGCTATTTCCTCGCTGTCTTCGGTACGTCGAGCGTGATCGGCCCGGTGATCGGTGGCTTCTTCGCCGGCACCGCGTCGATCCTCACGATCTCCGGCTGGCGCTGGGTGTTCCTCGTCAACGTGCCGATCGGCCTCGTCGCACTGTTCGTGGTGTGGCACACGCTGAACATCCCGCACGTCCGGCGTGAGCACCGCATCGACTGGCGCGGGTCCGTCGCGATCGCCATCGCGCTGGTCCCGATCCTGATCATCGCCGAGCAGGGCCGCACCTGGGGCTGGTCCTCGACGGCCGCGTTCATCTGCTACGCCATCGGTGCGGTCGGGTTGGGTCTGTTCGTGCTGGCGGAGAGCAGGATCGGTGATGACGCGCTGATCCCGTTGCGGTTCTTCCGCAACGGCGTGTTCAGCCTGACGTCCGGGGCGGGGCTCCTCGTCGGTATGGGGATGTTCGGCGGCATCTCGCTGCTGCCGCTGTACTTCCAGATCGTCAAGGGCATGTCACCGACCCAGTCCGGGTTGCTGCTGCTTCCGTTGACCGCCGGGATCATGTCGTCGTCGATCTTCTCCGGCCAACTGATCTCGCGCACCGGCCGATACAAGATCTACCCGGTCGTGGGCTCCGGCCTGATGGTCGTCGGCATGGGGTTGATGCACTTCATCGGCGCCGACACACCGATCTGGCAGACCGGTGTCTACACCGCCATCTTCGGTCTCGGGCTCGGTGGCGTGATGCAGCCCATCACCCTCGCCGTGCAGAACGCGATGCCGCCGCAGGACATCGGGGTGGCCACCTCATCGGCGACGTTCTTCCGCCAGATGGGTGGTGCGCTGGGTACGGCGGTCTTCTTGTCCGTCCTGTTCAGCACCGTCGGTGACAAGATCAAGTCGGCCTACGTCTCGGCCGCCCACACCGCGCCGTTCCAGCAGGCCGTCCACGATCATGGCGTGCTCGCCAATCCGGGCAACCAACCGATCCTGGGGATCCTGAAACACGGTGGTGGGGTCGGCAGTTCGGCCCTCAACGACACCGCGTTCCTCAACCACGCCGACCACCGGCTGGCCGAACCCTTCTTCGTCGGCTTCTCCCAGTCGATGGACCTCGTGTTCATCATCGGTGCCGCGGTGCTCTTCGGAGCCTTCCTGCTGCTGCTGAAGATGAAGGAGGTCCCGCTGCGTACCCAGTCGGCCATCCAGGCGCGAGCCGCGCAGGACGCCGAGTCGGCGGGACGTTCGGAGCCGACCGAGCCGACCGAGCCGACGGCATCGACGGAGTCGCAGCTCGACATCGAGCCGGACGACGACCCGCATCCCGTCGGCGGACATCCCGCCCATGCGGGAGACGGGGTGCCGCCCGCCCCGAACCAGAACGGCGATCGCCCGGTCCCGGTCGGGAGCAACGGCGCGCGTTCTGCCCACCGCACGGCGCTCGCCACACCGGTCGCGACCGGCCCGATCGAGGAGGAGGCGCTCGAGCGGCTGACCGCCGTACTCATGCCCGATCCGGCCGAGGCCGTCACGGCGGTGATGACCGCCGACCGTGCCCGGGCCGAGATGCAACTGCTGCAGTCGCAGCTCGACGGCCGGCGCCGGGAGTACGACGGAGCGCTGCGCAGGCTGCACGAGCTCGGTCTGTCCGACCAGCAGATCAGCCGGATCCTCGGCGAGCCGATGCCGCACGCCGGCCGACACCACCAGGGTGGCGACGGCCCGTCCTGAGGACGCGCATGCTGGACGGGGAGCGAAGGGGGCGTCGTGCTGGCATGGGTGGTGGACCGACCGGGCCCGATCTCGGCCGGTCCACTGCGCCGTGTCGACCGACCCGTCCCTGACCCGGGCCTCGGCGAGGTCCGGGTCAGGGTGCTCGCCTGTGGCGTATGCCGGACCGACCTGCACCTGGCCGAGGGCGACCTCCCGGTCCATCGGCCGCAGACGTCACCCGGCCACGAGGTAGTCGGGCGGGTCGACGCCCTCGGCGCCGGTGCCTCCCGGTTCGCCGTGGGCGACCGGATCGGCATCGCCTGGCTGCGGGGGACCTGCGGACGCTGCCGCTACTGCCGTCGGGGCGCGGAGAACCTCTGTCCCTACGCGACATTCACCGGCTGGGACGCCGACGGCGGGTACGCCGAATACGCCACTGTCGCCGAGGGCTACGCCTACCGGCTGCCCGAGCGGTTCTCCGACGCCGAGGCGGCGCCACTGCTGTGCGCCGGCATCGTCGGCTACCGGGCTCTGCTCCGCGCACAGCTGCCCGCCGGCGGCCGGTTGGGCATCTACGGGTTCGGCGCGTCGGCCCACATCGCCGCACAGGTCGCGATTGCGCAGGGTGCGGAGGTGCACGTCCTGACCCGCGGCGACGAGGCCCGCAAGCTGGCGACGTCGCTCGGCGCGGCGTCGGTCGGCGGGGCTTACGACGAGCCGCCCGAGCCGCTCGACGCCGCGGTGCTGTTCGCGCCGGTCGGCGAGCTCGTCCCGGTCGCCCTCGCGGCGCTCGACCGGGGTGGCACGTTGTCCATCGCCGGCATTCACCTCACCGACATCCCGCCGCTGAACTACGAACACCATCTCTTCTACGAGCGCACCGTGCAGAGCGTGACCGCCAACACCCGGGCCGACGGCGAAGACTTCCTCCGGCTGGCGGATCGCCTCGGCGTCACGGTCTCCGTCACGCCGTTTCCGCTCGACCAGGCCGATACGGCGCTGCAGACCCTGGCCTCCGGTGGGATGCGGGGCGCCGGCGTGCTGTTGCCGGCCTGACCCGACGAATTGGTCTCATCGATCGCCGAGTCTTGCCGCCGCGTCGAGCGGTGATGTATCACGCTGTCAGTGCGCACTCTCTCTTCGAATGAGCCGGTCTGCCGCCGGCAGGGCTGGCGGTCGTAACCCGAGGGGGACCCCATGCCAGCTGCCAACCTTGTCCCGCTGCCGAACAGTGAGCGTGCCCCTGTCGCGGGCGCCCGCCGAGTCGGCGACGCCGATCCCGCGGAGAAGCTGCTCGTCAGCGTGGTCGTGCGACCGCGTGCGGCGGATGCCGCACCACCGGCCGTGCCGCCCTCGGAAAACGGCGGTAACGACCCCGTCCGCCGCCGCCGCGAGCGCCGGGCCCAGCTGGCGGCGACGACCGGCGCCGATCCCGCCGACCTCCGCGCGATCGCCGACTTCGCGGCCGCGCACCACCTCCACGTCGAGAACAGCGACGCCGCCCGCCGCACGGTGACCCTCTCCGGCACCGTCGGAGCGGTGGGCGACGCATTCGGGGTGGACCTCGGGCGTTATCAGGCGGGAGACCTCACCTATCGCGGTCGGGAGGGCCACGTCCACGTGCCGGCCGAGCTCGCCGACCGCGTCGTCGCCGTACTCGGCCTGGACGACCGCCCGCAGGCCCATTCGCGCTTCAAGCGGGGCGACGCGCTGCCCGAAGATCAGCTGCCGGAGCCGGACCGGGATGCGTTCGCCCTCCTCGGTCGCGCGGAGGCCCGCGCCCACCGCGCGAGCCGCGCCGCGAAGCCCGTCCCGCTGTGGGCCACGCAGGTGGCCCAGCTCTACAACTTCCCGACAGCTGTCAACGGCACCCACGAGACGATCGGCATCATCGAGCTCGGTGGCGGATTCCGGCCGGACGAGCTGACGAAGTACTTCGCGAAGGCAGGCGTCCCGGAGCCTACGGTCGTCGCGGTCGCCGTCGACACGGGCAAGAACACCCCGGGCGGCGACGCCGACGGCGAAGTGCTCCTCGACATCGAGGTCGCCGGGACGGTCGCTCCCGGAGCCGACATCGTCGTCTACTTCGCCGACCCGAGCGACCGCGGATTCCTCGACGCCATCACCACCGCCGTGCACGACCAGACCTACGCGCCGTCGGTGATCTCGATCAGCTGGGGTGCGCCGGAATCCGGCTGGACCGCGCAGGGCATGCAGGCCTTCGACCAGGCGTTCGCCGACGCGTCGGCGCTGGGCGTGACCGTGCTGGCCGCCGCGGGGGACCACGGCGCCGGTGACGGGGCCAAGGACGGCATGGTGCACGCCGACTTCCCGGCGTCGAGTCCGCACGTGGTCGGTTGCGGTGGCACCACCCTGGTCGGCGCCGACGGCACGATCGTCAGCGAGGTCGTCTGGAACGACGAGGACGGATGGGCCGGCGGCGGCGGCATCAGCGACGCCTTCCCGGTCCCGCCCTACCAGACGGGCATGCGGCTCCCGACGTCGCTCAACCCGGGTGGTCGGGTCGGCCGCGGCGTACCCGACGTCGCCGGCAACGCCGACATCACCAGCGGGTTCATCGTCCTCGCCGACGGCCAGTGGGGTCCGGTCGGCGGCACCAGCGCCGTCGCGCCGCTCTATGCCGGACTGGTGGCCCTGCTCAACCAGGCACTGGGAGCGCCGGTCGGAGAGCTGTTGCCGCAGCTGTACGCCGTCCCCGCGGACGAGCGGACCGACGTGTTCCGCAACATCACCAGCGGTGACAACGCCACTCCGGAGACCGCCGACTTCGGCCCGGCCGCGCCGGGATACAAGGCCGGACGAGGTCGCTGGGATGCGTGTACCGGACTCGGCAGCCTGAACGGCACCGGACTGCTCACCGCCCTGCAGAACGCCGGGAAGACCGCCGCCCCGGCCTGACGGGTCGGGCGGCCGGGCGGGCCGGAACGTATCCTGCTCCTACCGATGGACCACGCCGACCCTGATCACCCGCTCGGCCCGCACCGCCGACGGCGGAGGCGGGCCGGTTGGGTGATCGTCATCTCGATCGCGGTGGCGGTCATGGTGACCGCGACGGCGGCTTTCGCGGTGGCCGTCCACTCCCGACACCCGGTACGCCGCGCATCTTCCAGCCATGCGCCGACCGCGCCACCGCGGTGGACTGTCGTCGGCCTCGGCGACTCGGTGCCCCGCGCCGCCGGCTGCGCGTGCACGAGCTTCGTCACCCTCTACGGCGAGCGGATCGCCCGTGACACCGGCGCTCACGTCACCGTGCACAACCTCGGCGTCAACGGCCAGACCAGTGGCGGCCTGCGGGCGGCATTGGCCGGCACCGGGGCGGAGGCGGCGACGGTCCGACGCGCCTCTGTAGTGACCCTGACCATCGGCGCCAACGACTTCAACTACGCACTGTCGACCCTGCAGCGCGGCCGGTGCGGCGGCGCCGACGGACTGGACTGCTTCGGCGCAACCGTCGCGACGGTCCAGCGCAACGTGCGCGCCATCATCGAACGCATCAAGACGCTGCGCGCGGGCCGGCCGATCGCCATCCGGGTCACGGGATACTGGAACGTGTTTCAGGACGGCGCGGTGGCGACCGGAGTCGGCGGGCCGGCGTTCTTGCGCGGGAGCGACCTGCTCACCCGGCAGGTCAACGCCGTCATCAAGAAGGACGCCGTGGCCGAACACGTCGCTTATGTCGACATCTACACGCCGTTCAAGGGCAAGGACGGCGATATCGACGACACCGCGCTGCTGGCCCCCGACGGCGACCATCCCAGCCAGGCCGGCCACCGGGTCATCGCGAAAGCCCTGGCGGCCGCCGGTTATTCACCGCTCGACTGACCCGCGGCGCTCCCGTTCGTCGGCCGTCCGCAGTGATGTGCGACAACCGCTGACACGGGCCGCCGCAAGCTGTCACGATCACAAGAGGTGACCGCGGCAGTGCGCCATGCGGGTGAACGGGCCGCCGCGCCACCGTCGGGGGGAAGCGCTCATGCCAAAGATCCGTCATGGGCTGGCCGTGCTGGCCGGGCTGATCCTGGTCACGGCCTGCGCATCGACGGTCAGCGGGCAGGCAGAGGTCGCTCCGCAGAGCAAGACCCCTGCCACCAGCCGACCTGCGCCGCACACCTCGAAACCGTCGCCGACCCCGTCGCCCACGCCGTCCCCGACCCCGTCGCCGGTCGCCGCCAGCGAGGTACCCACCACGCAGGCCCCGGCTCCGCCGCCCGCGGCCGGGGCGCCGGCATCGTGCCCGGACGGGACCTGCGCCGAGTTGTCGCATTCGCTCGAGAAGGACGGCTATCAGATCGTGCTGCGGCAGGGTACCGGCGGATCGACCACCTCGAGTGCGATCGTGGAACTGCTCTCGGGCGGAAGCCCGGTGCAGTGGGCGGCCCTGCCGTTCGCGTACCAACCGCACATGGAGTGCTCGACGCAGACCGAGCACCTGCACTGCGTCGTAATCTCGGGCACCGGAGCGCATAGTTCGCAGGCTCAGCTCTATCTCGTGGTCGACGGGGCGTTCCTCGAGCCGCCGATCGTGACCAGCGACACCACGGAGATCATGGCGACGGATCTCGACGGAGACGGTGACCTCGACCTGCAGGTTCCGGTCAACAACTACACGCCTGACTACGCCACCGGCGGGAACTACTGGGAGACGCTGATCCTGCAGAACAAGCAGTACGTGCGCACCGGCTGCACCGAGACCATCTACGGCCGCGCCGTCCCCCCGCCGAACTCGATCGTGTCCGGCGTCTGCCCGCAGTGAGCTGCGGCAGAATCTGGGCATGATCGATGCGGTGATCTTCGACCTCGACGGCGTGCTGGTCGACTCGGAGTCGCTCTGGGATCAGTCCCGGCGCGAGGTCGTCGAGGAGACGGGCGGCCGGTGGCTGCCCGATGCCACCGAGGCAATGCTCGGCATGAGTTCGACCGAATGGTCGGCCTTCCTGCACGACCGGCTGGGAGTGCCGCTTCCGCCCGACGAGATCAGCGACACGGTGGTCGAGCGGGTGCTTGCGCACTACCGCGAGCGGCTGCCCCTCGTGCCCGGCGCCGTAGCGGCGGTCAGGAGAATGGCCGAGCGCGCGAGGTTGGGCCTGGCCTCGTCCGCCAACCGCCCGGTCATCGACGCCGCCCTCGCTTTGGCCGAGGTGGACAACCTGTTCGAGGTCACCGTCTCCTCCGAGGAGGTCGCCCGTGGGAAGCCCGCGCCGGATGTCTACCTCGAGGCGGCGCGGCGGATGGCCGTATCCCCGGCGGTGTGCGCCGTGATCGAGGACTCCGCCAACGGCATCCGTTCGGGCCTCGCCGCGGGAATGACCGTGGTCGCCATCCCCAACCCGCATTTCGCGCCGCCACCCGAACTCCTGCGATCGGCGGCGGCCGTGCTGTCCACCATCGACGACCTGACGCCTGAGGTGCTCACATGACCAGCGATCCGGCCCGGGCCGGCGACCACCGTCTGCCGAGATACCACGTCCGACCGCGGACCGGGTATGTGAACGACCCGAACGGCCCGCTGTACGTCGATTCGCGGTGGCACCTCTACTTCCAGTACACCCACGACACTCCTCGGCGGGGGGCTGTCGTGTGGGGCCACGCCAGCAGCGCCGACCTCGTCAGGTGGCGACTGCACAGACCTGCGATGAGTCCAGATCCGAGCGGTGCGGACCGGGACGGCTGCTGGTCGGGAAACACGGTGCTCATCGACGGCGAGGTCACGGCCTTCTACTCCGGATACCGGCGTGAGCACCCTTACCAGTCGGTGCTCTCCGCGACGTCGGTCGACGGCGGGAACTCGTTCGGTCCCCCTCGTCAGGTGGTGGCCGACCCGGATCCGTCCGACGGTGTCGTCGTGTTTCGCGACCCGTTCGTCTGGCGTGAGGCCGGAGTCTGGTTGATGGTGGTCGGCGCCGGTGACGCGGCGGATCGGGCGTCGGCCCGCCTCTACGAGTCCGCCGACCTCCAGTCCTGGAAATATCGCGGACCATTCGCCGAGCTTCCCCGGACCCGCTCGGACGACCTGGACTCCGGCCAGATGTGGGAGTGCCCGCAGTTCATCGCATTCGGCCAGCGCGGCTGTCTGCTCGTCGCGGCGTACGACGTGTCGGGCGGGATCATGCACGTCCTGGCCGTGACGGGCGAACGCGACGAGTTCCGCCTCCGCGACACCACGCTGAGTCGGGTGGACGACGGGAGCAACTTCTACGCCGCGTCGGCGTTGCGGGAGAGCGACGTCGGCCCGGTCATCTGGGGTTGGGCGACGGAAGGCAGGTCCGCGGACTGGGCGGCCGAGGATGACTGGTCCGGAATGCTGACTCTTCCCCGGTCGGTCAGTCTGACCGACGACGGCCGGTTGGCGAGCGCTCCGCTGCCCGGTCTTACCTCCCTGCGTGAAGCAGCGGCGGGTGCTCGGACGGGGACGGACGAGGGGCGCCGCACCTTCCGCGGACTGCCTGCCCAGTTCGAGGCGGAACTTCTGCTCGCCGCTCACCGCGGCACAGACCTCGAGCCGACCCGATTGTCGCTGCGTTGCGGGCCAGAAGAACGCCTCGACGTGGCGGCGGACTGGCGAACCGGTCGCGTGACGGTCGACCGCGACCGTGCCAGCCGGGATCCGCGCGCCCACGGCGGCAGCTACAGCTTCGACGAGCCGCAGATTTCCGCCTCGGGAACTCTGGCGCTCCGGTGGTTCGTCGACGGTTCCATCAGCGAGCTCTTCACCGGGTCCGGCCGCTGCTCGACCGTGCGGTTCTATCCGACGTCGCCGCCACCGTGGGATCTCGAACTCTCCGGCCTCACCTCCGACGATTCGGTCGAGGTCTGGCCGCTCTCGGCGGCAGTAGCCACAGGCTGAGGTTAGACGTCGACGTAGGCCGCAAGGTGTTCGCCGGTGAGGGTGGAGCGGGCGGCGACGAGGTCGGCGGGTGTGCCCTCGAACATGATCCGACCGCCGTCGTGTCCGGCGCCGGGGCCGAGGTCGATGATCCAGTCGGCGTGCGCCATGACGGCCTGGTGGTGCGCAATGACGATGGCCGACCTGCCGGAGTCGACCAGCCGGTCGATAAGCCCGAGCAGGTGTTCGACGTCGGCGAGGTGCAGGCCGGCGGTCGGCTCGTCGAGGACGAAGACGCCGCCCTTCTCGGCGAGATGGGTGGCCAGCTTGAGCCGCTGCCGCTCACCGCCGGACAGGGTCGTGAGCGGCTGGCCGAGGCTGAGGTAGCCGAGCCCGACGTCGGCGAGGCGGTCGAGGATCTTGTGCGCCGCCGGGACCCGCGCCTCGCCGTCGCCGAAGAACTCCTCGGCCTCGGTCACCGACATCGCGAGCACCTCGGCGATGGTGCGCCCGCCGAGGTGGTACTCCAGCACCGAGGCCTGGAACCGCTTCCCCTCGCACTCCTCGCAGGTGGACTCGACGGTGGCCATGACGCCCAGGTCGGTGTAGATGACGCCGGCGCCGTGGCACGTGGGACAGGCGCCCTCCGAGTTGGAGCTGAACAGCGCCGGCTTCACGCCGTTGGCCTTCGCGAACGCCGTGCGGATC
Above is a genomic segment from Mycobacteriales bacterium containing:
- a CDS encoding class I SAM-dependent methyltransferase, which codes for MTGSGPGAITPDGCAVEVYSLLPAMGEPEIIHAAVAPGAAVLDLGCGVGRIAHPLIALGHPVLAVDESPQMLARVRDAETVLSGIAQLRLGRRFGGVLLASHLVNTPEPGERRALLATGAAHLADDGVLVAEWHPPEWFDTVRSGGGGMAGPVHAALAGVRRDGDLLRATAVYVAGDQRWEQPFVARRLTVADLDGELARVGLRFDAWCSPDHSWLTAVPA
- a CDS encoding MarR family transcriptional regulator, with translation MSISEQLRDITESMASERSDAPCAGQVGRALSRLFRVAGKAKGQMFHSGGQLEGVDWSAFAVLVPLVESGPQRSSALADAAHVDPSRVSRLVSHLVEIGLIERRADPADGRACILAATDEGVRTCTRLREIRDGFLTELVADWSPQDRTQLAVLLDRLAGELETAVHAADKRGPAALRDTTTSAGTSAATTAATSAAPRPHMETR
- a CDS encoding MFS transporter; this encodes MMGMFLAALDQTIVASAIRTIGDDLHGLSVQAWVTTAYLITATISTPLYGKLSDIYGRKPLFLIAITLFLIGSAASAFSTSMYMLAAFRAFQGLGAGGLFSMALAILGDIVAPRERARYQGYFLAVFGTSSVIGPVIGGFFAGTASILTISGWRWVFLVNVPIGLVALFVVWHTLNIPHVRREHRIDWRGSVAIAIALVPILIIAEQGRTWGWSSTAAFICYAIGAVGLGLFVLAESRIGDDALIPLRFFRNGVFSLTSGAGLLVGMGMFGGISLLPLYFQIVKGMSPTQSGLLLLPLTAGIMSSSIFSGQLISRTGRYKIYPVVGSGLMVVGMGLMHFIGADTPIWQTGVYTAIFGLGLGGVMQPITLAVQNAMPPQDIGVATSSATFFRQMGGALGTAVFLSVLFSTVGDKIKSAYVSAAHTAPFQQAVHDHGVLANPGNQPILGILKHGGGVGSSALNDTAFLNHADHRLAEPFFVGFSQSMDLVFIIGAAVLFGAFLLLLKMKEVPLRTQSAIQARAAQDAESAGRSEPTEPTEPTASTESQLDIEPDDDPHPVGGHPAHAGDGVPPAPNQNGDRPVPVGSNGARSAHRTALATPVATGPIEEEALERLTAVLMPDPAEAVTAVMTADRARAEMQLLQSQLDGRRREYDGALRRLHELGLSDQQISRILGEPMPHAGRHHQGGDGPS
- a CDS encoding zinc-dependent alcohol dehydrogenase family protein, with product MLAWVVDRPGPISAGPLRRVDRPVPDPGLGEVRVRVLACGVCRTDLHLAEGDLPVHRPQTSPGHEVVGRVDALGAGASRFAVGDRIGIAWLRGTCGRCRYCRRGAENLCPYATFTGWDADGGYAEYATVAEGYAYRLPERFSDAEAAPLLCAGIVGYRALLRAQLPAGGRLGIYGFGASAHIAAQVAIAQGAEVHVLTRGDEARKLATSLGAASVGGAYDEPPEPLDAAVLFAPVGELVPVALAALDRGGTLSIAGIHLTDIPPLNYEHHLFYERTVQSVTANTRADGEDFLRLADRLGVTVSVTPFPLDQADTALQTLASGGMRGAGVLLPA
- a CDS encoding S53 family peptidase is translated as MPAANLVPLPNSERAPVAGARRVGDADPAEKLLVSVVVRPRAADAAPPAVPPSENGGNDPVRRRRERRAQLAATTGADPADLRAIADFAAAHHLHVENSDAARRTVTLSGTVGAVGDAFGVDLGRYQAGDLTYRGREGHVHVPAELADRVVAVLGLDDRPQAHSRFKRGDALPEDQLPEPDRDAFALLGRAEARAHRASRAAKPVPLWATQVAQLYNFPTAVNGTHETIGIIELGGGFRPDELTKYFAKAGVPEPTVVAVAVDTGKNTPGGDADGEVLLDIEVAGTVAPGADIVVYFADPSDRGFLDAITTAVHDQTYAPSVISISWGAPESGWTAQGMQAFDQAFADASALGVTVLAAAGDHGAGDGAKDGMVHADFPASSPHVVGCGGTTLVGADGTIVSEVVWNDEDGWAGGGGISDAFPVPPYQTGMRLPTSLNPGGRVGRGVPDVAGNADITSGFIVLADGQWGPVGGTSAVAPLYAGLVALLNQALGAPVGELLPQLYAVPADERTDVFRNITSGDNATPETADFGPAAPGYKAGRGRWDACTGLGSLNGTGLLTALQNAGKTAAPA
- a CDS encoding SGNH/GDSL hydrolase family protein, producing MDHADPDHPLGPHRRRRRRAGWVIVISIAVAVMVTATAAFAVAVHSRHPVRRASSSHAPTAPPRWTVVGLGDSVPRAAGCACTSFVTLYGERIARDTGAHVTVHNLGVNGQTSGGLRAALAGTGAEAATVRRASVVTLTIGANDFNYALSTLQRGRCGGADGLDCFGATVATVQRNVRAIIERIKTLRAGRPIAIRVTGYWNVFQDGAVATGVGGPAFLRGSDLLTRQVNAVIKKDAVAEHVAYVDIYTPFKGKDGDIDDTALLAPDGDHPSQAGHRVIAKALAAAGYSPLD
- a CDS encoding HAD family phosphatase; the protein is MIDAVIFDLDGVLVDSESLWDQSRREVVEETGGRWLPDATEAMLGMSSTEWSAFLHDRLGVPLPPDEISDTVVERVLAHYRERLPLVPGAVAAVRRMAERARLGLASSANRPVIDAALALAEVDNLFEVTVSSEEVARGKPAPDVYLEAARRMAVSPAVCAVIEDSANGIRSGLAAGMTVVAIPNPHFAPPPELLRSAAAVLSTIDDLTPEVLT
- a CDS encoding glycoside hydrolase family 32 protein: MTSDPARAGDHRLPRYHVRPRTGYVNDPNGPLYVDSRWHLYFQYTHDTPRRGAVVWGHASSADLVRWRLHRPAMSPDPSGADRDGCWSGNTVLIDGEVTAFYSGYRREHPYQSVLSATSVDGGNSFGPPRQVVADPDPSDGVVVFRDPFVWREAGVWLMVVGAGDAADRASARLYESADLQSWKYRGPFAELPRTRSDDLDSGQMWECPQFIAFGQRGCLLVAAYDVSGGIMHVLAVTGERDEFRLRDTTLSRVDDGSNFYAASALRESDVGPVIWGWATEGRSADWAAEDDWSGMLTLPRSVSLTDDGRLASAPLPGLTSLREAAAGARTGTDEGRRTFRGLPAQFEAELLLAAHRGTDLEPTRLSLRCGPEERLDVAADWRTGRVTVDRDRASRDPRAHGGSYSFDEPQISASGTLALRWFVDGSISELFTGSGRCSTVRFYPTSPPPWDLELSGLTSDDSVEVWPLSAAVATG